The Solanum pennellii chromosome 11, SPENNV200 genome contains a region encoding:
- the LOC107004509 gene encoding sulfite reductase 1 [ferredoxin], chloroplastic: MTTSFGAAINIAAVDDPNPKLQIQRFNGLKSTSNSILLSRRIHRSFSHSNSTSIVRAVSTPAKPAAVEPKRSKVEIFKEQSNFIRYPLNEEILNDAPNINEAATQLIKFHGSYMQYNRDERGSRSYSFMLRTKNPGGEVPNKLYLVMDDLADQFGIGTLRLTTRQTFQLHGVLKKDLKTVMSTIIHNMGSTLGACGDLNRNVLAPAAPFAKKDYVFAKQTADNIAALLTPQSGFYYDVWVDGEKFMTVEPPEVVKARNDNSHGTNFPDSPEPIYGTQFLPRKFKIAVTVPSDNSVDIFTNDIGVVVVSDEDGEPQGFNIYVGGGMGRTHRMETTFPRLAEPLGYVPKVDILYAVKAIVVTQRENGRRDDRRYSRLKYLLSSWGIEKFRSVTEQYYGKKFEPCRELPQWEFKSYLGWHEQGDGSLFCGLHVDNGRVKGEMKKALREVIEKYNLNVRLTPNQNIILSNIRQSWKRSITTVLAQGGLLQPRFVDPLNLTAMACPAFPLCPLAITEAERGIPDILKRVRAMFDKVGLRFYESVVIRVTGCPNGCARPYMAELGLVGDGPNSYQIWLGGTPNQTVLARTFKDKVKVQDLEKVLEPLFFHWKRKRQAKESFGEFSNRLGFEKLGDLVEKWDGIPESSSRYNLKLFADKETYQAMDALARIQNKNAHQLAIDVIRNYVASQQNGKSMD; the protein is encoded by the exons ATGACGACGTCGTTTGGAGCAGCGATCAATATCGCCGCCGTCGATGACCCCAACCCGAAGCTACAAATTCAGAGGTTCAATGGATTGAAAAGCACCTCTAATTCGATTTTGCTTAGCAGACGTATCCATCGCTCATTTTCTCATTCCAATTCTACTTCTATTGTCCGTGCTGTATCTACG CCAGCAAAGCCAGCTGCGGTGGAGCCCAAACGTAGTAAGGTTGAAATCTTCAAAGAACAGAGTAACTTCATAAGATATCCTCTAAATGAGGAGATTCTTAATGATGCCCCAAACATCAATGAGGCTGCAACACAATTGATCAAGTTTCATGGAAGCTATATGCAATACAACAGAGACGAGCGTGGATCAAGATCATACTCATTTATGCTTCGGACAAAGAACCCTGGTGGTGAAGTACCGAACAAACTCTACTTAGTCATGGATGATCTTGCTGACCAATTTGGGATTGGGACACTCCGTTTGACAACAAGACAGACCTTTCAGCTGCATGGGGTCTTGAAGAAAGACCTAAAGACAGTAATGAGTACAATCATCCACAACATGGGTTCAACTCTTGGTGCATGTGGTGACCTCAACAGGAACGTTCTGGCTCCAGCTGCCCCATTTGCAAAAAAAGATTATGTTTTTGCTAAACAAACAGCTGACAACATTGCAGCACTTTTAACTCCCCAGTCTGGATTTTACTATGACGTTTGGGTGGATGGGGAGAAATTTATGACAGTAGAACCTCCTGAAGTTGTGAAAGCTCGGAATGATAACTCCCATGGAACGAACTTCCCTGACTCACCTGAACCCATTTATGGAACTCAGTTCTTGCCAAGAAAGTTCAAAATCGCAGTTACTGTGCCAAGTGATAACTCGGTGGACATTTTCACGAATGACATAGGTGTAGTTGTTGTATCTGATGAGGATGGAGAACCTCAGGGATTCAATATATAT gtaggtggtggtatgggacgaaCTCATAGGATGGAAACTACTTTTCCTCGTCTGGCTGAGCCATTAGGTTATGTTCCTAAAGTGGATATACTTTATGCAGTTAAAGCTATTGTTGTTACTCAGAGAGAGAATGGGAGAAGAGATGATCGCAGGTATAGCAGATTGAAATATTTACTCAGTTCATGGGGGATTGAGAAGTTCCGATCTGTCACTGAACAATATTACGGAAAGAAATTTGAACCCTGCCGTGAATTGCCTCAATGGGAATTTAAAAGTTACTTGGGATGGCATGAACAG GGAGACGGTAGTTTGTTTTGTGGTCTACATGTTGACAATGGTCGTGTAAAAGGAGAGATGAAGAAGGCACTCAGGGAAGTTATTGAGAAGTATAATCTGAATGTGCGTCTCACACCCAACCAAAATATTATCTTGAGCAATATTCGGCAATCTTGGAAGCGCTCCATCACCACAGTCCTTGCACAGGGTGGTTTGCTG CAACCTAGGTTTGTCGATCCTCTCAATCTAACAGCAATGGCATGCCCAGCTTTTCCACTTTGTCCTCTAGCAATAACTGAAGCTGAGCGTGGAATACCTGACATCCTCAAGCGTGTTAGAGCTATGTTTGACAAG GTTGGTCTGAGGTTCTATGAATCTGTTGTTATAAGGGTAACAGGTTGTCCCAATGGATGTGCTCGACCATACATGGCTGAACTTGGATTGGTTGGAGATGGTCCAAACAGCTATCAG ATCTGGCTTGGTGGAACTCCCAATCAAACTGTATTGGCAAGAACTTTCAAGGATAAGGTTAAGGTTCAGGATCTTGAAAAAGTTCTGGAGCCTTTATTTTTCCATTGGAAAAGAAAGCGACAAGCTAAAGAATCGTTTGGGGAGTTCTCAAACCGCTTG GGATTTGAGAAACTAGGGGACTTGGTTGAGAAATGGGATGGCATCCCTGAGTCATCATCTCGTTATAACTTAAAGCTATTTGCTGATAAAGAGACGTATCAAGCCATGGATGCACTTGCAAGAATACAAAATAAGAATGCCCATCAATTGGCGATTGATGTAATTCGCAATTATGTTGCTTCCCAGCAAAATGGGAAAAGCATGGACTGA